One Syntrophus gentianae DNA window includes the following coding sequences:
- a CDS encoding PP2C family protein-serine/threonine phosphatase, with protein MATVKLQLEVSGIPLGILDDSRYEAYETKLEDGDVLLLYSDGITECRGRTEELFGEERLKSVLTVSSGTDAGDIRNAVFTAVDAFRQDEPYADDMALVVIKRRMNP; from the coding sequence TTGGCAACTGTTAAACTTCAGTTAGAGGTAAGCGGGATTCCCCTGGGAATCCTGGACGACAGCCGGTACGAAGCCTACGAGACGAAACTTGAAGATGGCGATGTTCTTCTGCTGTACAGTGACGGCATTACCGAATGTCGAGGGCGTACGGAGGAACTATTTGGAGAAGAGCGGTTGAAGTCGGTTCTGACCGTTTCTTCCGGCACGGACGCCGGTGATATACGGAACGCCGTTTTTACCGCTGTCGATGCCTTCCGGCAGGATGAACCCTATGCGGATGACATGGCGCTGGTTGTGATCAAAAGGAGGATGAATCCCTGA
- a CDS encoding TatD family nuclease-associated radical SAM protein, translating into MPDNSIPAPKETICYEEFGNLYLNITNQCSARCVFCIRYFADGVYGYNLRLSREPSEEEILAELERLDLGRYREVVFTGFGEPTCRFDSLLHITKWLSEKCVFVRLDTNGHAALLNPGRDVVEELKAAGMKAVSVSLNAESEEKYNQLCRPSLNGSYKAMLNFTRDAVAAGLQTRMTVVGRQDIDIGKCKKIAAEIGSSFRVR; encoded by the coding sequence ATGCCGGACAACAGCATCCCTGCACCCAAGGAGACGATCTGCTATGAGGAATTCGGCAACCTCTACCTCAACATCACCAACCAGTGCAGTGCCCGTTGCGTATTCTGCATCCGTTACTTCGCCGATGGGGTTTACGGCTACAACCTGCGACTTTCCCGGGAGCCTTCAGAGGAAGAGATCCTCGCGGAGCTTGAACGTCTTGACCTTGGCCGTTACAGGGAAGTCGTTTTTACAGGTTTCGGCGAGCCGACCTGCCGCTTTGATTCCCTCTTGCACATAACGAAGTGGCTGAGCGAAAAATGCGTCTTTGTCCGCCTGGATACAAATGGTCACGCCGCCCTTTTGAATCCGGGCAGGGATGTTGTCGAGGAACTGAAGGCAGCAGGGATGAAGGCCGTTTCCGTGAGTCTCAATGCCGAATCGGAAGAAAAGTACAACCAGCTGTGTCGACCCTCTCTGAACGGTTCATACAAAGCGATGCTCAATTTCACAAGAGATGCGGTGGCGGCGGGCCTTCAAACAAGGATGACCGTTGTGGGCAGGCAGGATATCGATATCGGGAAATGTAAAAAAATAGCGGCCGAAATTGGGTCTTCCTTCCGGGTGAGGTAA
- a CDS encoding flavodoxin family protein produces MTKILIIYSSQTGHTERMARAVLEGARAIEGVYVVLKKAAEATLEDLLGCDGLAVGTPENFGYMSGMVKDFFDRTYEGAQGKVFRKPFVIFVSAGNDGTGALRAIERIALGYKFKTVFTPVIAKGKITEEILEKCRELGGTLAGGCALGIY; encoded by the coding sequence ATGACCAAGATCCTCATCATTTACTCTTCACAGACGGGACATACAGAAAGGATGGCTCGGGCCGTCCTTGAAGGGGCAAGAGCCATAGAGGGCGTCTACGTGGTTTTAAAGAAAGCCGCCGAGGCCACCCTGGAGGACCTGCTGGGCTGTGATGGCCTGGCAGTCGGCACGCCTGAAAATTTCGGCTACATGTCCGGCATGGTAAAGGATTTTTTTGACCGGACTTATGAAGGCGCCCAGGGCAAAGTCTTCCGCAAGCCCTTTGTGATCTTTGTCAGCGCCGGCAATGACGGCACAGGCGCCCTTCGCGCCATTGAACGCATTGCCCTGGGTTACAAATTCAAAACGGTTTTTACGCCGGTTATCGCCAAAGGGAAAATTACGGAAGAAATCCTGGAAAAATGCCGGGAACTGGGCGGGACGCTGGCCGGGGGATGCGCGCTGGGGATCTACTGA
- a CDS encoding YdbL family protein yields MQRIIKAAGFLAVFLVASCVTVNIYFPAAEVQKAADKIVDDIRSKGEDTKKEQAPAPAPGPTSRLDIQELFRLGPKQAVAAMNIDITTPAIRGIRESMKNRFPQLKAFYDRGAMGENNKGLVEARDTAGLNLMERSQVNKLIDQENRDRTALYSEIASANKMGAESVPQTKTIFAKTWREKSQPGWWIQDDNGAWLKK; encoded by the coding sequence ATGCAAAGGATCATCAAGGCGGCAGGTTTTCTCGCGGTCTTTCTCGTTGCGTCCTGTGTGACGGTCAACATTTACTTCCCGGCCGCGGAAGTCCAGAAGGCAGCGGACAAGATCGTTGATGACATCCGTTCAAAGGGCGAAGACACAAAGAAAGAGCAGGCGCCTGCCCCGGCCCCCGGTCCGACAAGCCGGCTGGACATTCAAGAATTATTTCGCCTTGGTCCAAAGCAGGCCGTGGCTGCCATGAACATCGATATTACAACACCTGCCATCCGGGGAATTCGGGAATCGATGAAGAACCGTTTTCCGCAGTTGAAAGCTTTCTACGACAGAGGCGCAATGGGCGAGAACAATAAAGGCCTTGTTGAGGCAAGGGATACAGCAGGGTTGAACCTTATGGAGAGGAGTCAGGTCAACAAGCTGATCGACCAGGAAAATCGGGACCGCACAGCCCTTTACAGCGAGATTGCATCGGCCAATAAAATGGGGGCTGAATCCGTGCCGCAGACCAAGACGATCTTCGCCAAAACCTGGAGGGAAAAGTCCCAGCCCGGCTGGTGGATACAGGATGATAACGGGGCGTGGCTGAAAAAGTAA